The genomic region GTTGCGAGAGGGCAAAGGGAGAAGGTTGGAGGGAGAAGGTAGATAGCAACCCTCAGTGATTgctattatcttttttttttgtgccgGAAATTCTGTAGTGCTTAACTCAAGGATAAATGATAGCCTCTAAACCACACATATTAAGTTGTTACGGTTTTTACGGATATTTAGTTTAAGGCGATAATAGATATGATTACTTTTTTTCTGTAGCAAATCCTTCACTAGGCTTTCTTCCTCCGTTGTGATCTTCAATTCCAGCCAGACCCTGCAGTGATCCCATATGTTGATGTTTAGTGCTGGTAGATGACACGGCTTCTGATTTCTAGGAATTAATTGAGGGTGGATTTTTAAAGTGAATTTTATATTGTAAATGGGCAAGAAAAAAGATAAGAGGACGGCTAAGAAGCCTTTGACATCAGATGATAAACCGGCTAATGTTGATGAGAATCAAAATAAATCCGAGATTATTTTGACTTCATCCACAGAACGAGAAGTTGAACGTCAGATTGCTGCAGTCAAGGCAATTTCCGACATGGAGGTCGACCACCTGCTTACAGGGCTACACTTGATTCGTTCATACTTCAGCGAAGACCAATTACAAATGCCTGTCCTAGAGTTTTTTAAGGAGAATCTACCTAATGTAGAAGTTGTTAAAAACAGCCAAGACGAGCATTTTGATCTAAGAAGGAAGAATGAAGCCGGTAACGTGTATACAAATATTACTGATGGAAGGGACATACATGCCTCCCTTTTCCATCATATGAGTATGGCCTATCCTTCCGTCTCTGCTGCAGGACAGTCTTTTGACGGGCTTCAGTTTTCAGCTAAGACAGTCAAAAACCATGTGCCCGCTGATGATCTGCAGTTTGGGAATTACTTGTCCCAAGAGTCATTTAATACTGCAATGCTGGGGATGCCAGAAGGTCTTCAGACTCCTGGTGCGACTAGCCAAAGATTGTCCGTAGGCATGACACCGAAAACAGTTAGATTGCCTAAACATGGAGAGATGCTTCTTTCAGTACACGGGTCTCCCCTTGGTGTTTATAAAGAAGATGACATGGAAGCAATACATGAGGTGGAAGAAGGTTGAATTAGGTGGTTTTGTTCCTGTTCCAAAAAGTTTTGGATCTTACCGTGAACCTCTGAAAGTTCTGGAAGTAGTACATTTTAGATTATTGACATACTTCAGCTTCTTCCCCCTTTTAAGTTTGATATCACTATGAATATTT from Silene latifolia isolate original U9 population chromosome 3, ASM4854445v1, whole genome shotgun sequence harbors:
- the LOC141647450 gene encoding uncharacterized protein LOC141647450 produces the protein MGKKKDKRTAKKPLTSDDKPANVDENQNKSEIILTSSTEREVERQIAAVKAISDMEVDHLLTGLHLIRSYFSEDQLQMPVLEFFKENLPNVEVVKNSQDEHFDLRRKNEAGNVYTNITDGRDIHASLFHHMSMAYPSVSAAGQSFDGLQFSAKTVKNHVPADDLQFGNYLSQESFNTAMLGMPEGLQTPGATSQRLSVGMTPKTVRLPKHGEMLLSVHGSPLGVYKEDDMEAIHEVEEG